The window CCTCTTTGTTTCCCTCCGACCGCACCTCGGCAACGCGGACCGCATCCATGACCTGGATCAGGTAGTCGTATTCGATCGTCGGCTCCGTCAGAACCGTCGCGTCCTGCTTCTCGGGATACTGTTCCTTCAGGCGAACGAGCATTTTGGACAGCACCTCGATATCGTATACATCGCCTTTTTTCGGGATCGTCGCCTGCACCGTCGTTCCGTTGGAGATCTGCAGCCCGGTTTTGCGGATGATCACTTCGATGGCGATATTCGGCTTTCCTGCAGCAGGCCTGTCGGCGCTCGTCGGGATGCTCAATTCCATGACCGTGATGCTCATAAAGACGGCCGTGACGAGCAGGAAGACGACCAGAACGGTAAGAATATCCATCATGGGCGTCAGGTTCAGGACGTGCATGATGTCCGTTGCGGGTGGTTCCTGCCCCCGTCTCCTTTTATAGTGAAAGTGTCTGGCCATCATCAGCTCCTGTCAAGGTGGTACTTGCTGAAATTGGAGATGGCATTGAGCGCCTTTACCGATGCCATGTCCAGGCTGTTCACGATCTGGCCCGTGGTCGTTGTCAGGCGGGCATGGAGCAGGAGCAGCGGGATCGCGGACATCAGGCCGAAGGCAGTGCAGTTCATGGCCTCCGAAATGCTGGCCGCGAGCAGGGCGGCCTTCTCGGCGGGGCTCGCCGTGGCAACCGCGGCGAAGGCCTGGATGAGGCCCATGATGGTGCCGAGCAGTCCGAAGAGGGTGGCGATGTTCGAGAACAATGCAAGGTAGGGAGTGCGTTTTTCCAGTTCGGGAATGATCTCCATCATGCTCTCTTCCATGGCGATTTCGATATCTTCCCGCCGCCTGACCGCACCCTGGCGCGCCAATCCCATCCCCAGCATCTGGGCCATGCTGGATTTGTCCTTGTTGGCCAGTTCCCGGGCTTTATCGAACTCTCCCTTGACCAGCTCCGGATACAGCACGTCCCAGGTTTTTTTATTTGCCTCCCGGGCACGGTTTAATTGAACCCAGCGTTCGTACGCGATGGCAAGACCGGCCGCAAGCACGAGTAGAATAGGGAACATGAAGAAACCGCCCATCTGGAAAAACCTGACTATTGCAGAGAAAAATCCCATGTTTTGCTCCTCCGTTTTCGCTCGTGAAAGAACGTTCGTATTGTCAATCCCGAAGTGACATCCTTATTTCTTGGTGCTGATCTCAAAAAGATCCAATTGCCGCATAAAGACCTCTCGATCCACCGGCACAGCACTTTCGGTCAGCATCATGTTCAAGCCTGTCTCCGCACCGATTTCAGACGTTTTCCAGGGCACAATATACAGGGATTTGGGCGCATCATCGTTGCCCACGATGGACATGCCCGAAAGCTCTTTGGCGGCCGGTGCCTTGACCTGTGATTCCTTATCCTTGGCCATGGCCGTGCCGAGCAGCGCCAGAAGCAGACACAGCCAAAGCAGTGGTTTTCGATGCATACTTTCTCCTTTCATCACCTAACCTGGAAAGCGAACCAAAACAAGAGTCTTTATTCACCACAGGCGTGCCCTGCATTCGCGCTGTGTACTCATAAACACCGGGTGCTGGCTGAGAAGCGCGCACGGATAAACTCAGATAATAAATATTTTAATCTGTGTGTTGAGGCGCAGCCGAGACCTGTGCTCATCCGTGGTCGAAATAGTGACATTATCTTCATTTAACGCCCGGCCGCATGCGCAGCTCGGCAATCCAGATTTTGACCTGCCCGTCCGCGGGCATCCCCTCGCTGTAGATCTCGAATTGCTTGAGGGCGCATGGCGCGTCATTCAGATACAGATCGCAGAGGATCCCGAGATTTCTGCGGGCAGGAAGATAGTCCGGGAAAGCAGCGATCGCTTTCTCATAGACCTCCCGTGCCTCGCTGAAACGACCTGCCTTGCGAAGCAACAGACCGTATTCATTGCTCGCGACCGGATGACCGGGGACCAGCCCCAAAGCCGTTCTGAGGTGCTGCTCTGCCAGCTCAGGCTTCCCGGTCAGCACGTACGCTTCTGCAATGTTGATATGCGGTGCCGTGCTGCCTGGTGACCGCTCGATCACCTTTGTCAGAAGTTCGATGGCCGCAGCATTGTTTCCGTCATTCATCAGGGCCACGGCGCGCTCGAATTCGCCGCGCAATTCGGCATCGACGACCGGTTGTTCCTGGATAACGAACCCTTGCCGGCCGTCTTTGAGCCGGTCCACGGTGGGACCTGTGTTTTTAACGGCGCACCCGGAAAAAAGCGCGAGCACCATCACCAGTGCCACCCACCCGGTCCGCCTTCTGACGTTCGACCACTGTATCTGCCCTGCATTTCTGGCCTGCACCGCCCGGCTCCTATCTTATACACCTGGTCCGGATAAACCGGAAAAGCTTTTAGCCACAGAGGACGCCGAGAACACGGAGGAATACAAAAGCAAAAATAGCTTTTTGGCCTTTCTCTGTGGCCTCGGCGGCCAAGATATTCCTAAGCTTTATTCCCCCCCCAACTCAGGGGGTACCCTTGTTGTCCTTGCTGTCTTCTCCCGGAGCAGGCTTTTCCGCCTTTGCGGATTCTTGAGCCGCAGCCGGTTGCGCATCCCGCTTCGCTTCTCCGGCCTGCGCCGCCTTTCTGGGCGTCTGTGGTGCGAACTGCTCCGGATGTTCGATCACGTACGCGTATCTGTCCAACGAAGTGATAACGGGACTCTTCTCTTCCGGCTTATCGTAACGGGCGGGAACGAGCCTGGCAAGTTTCTCCAAACTCCTGTCGACCCACTCGTTGTAAACACCCCGGGAGATCAATTCGAGATTGCTCATATGCGTTGCAATAGCCTTTTCTTCGAAGGGATACGCCTGCTCCTCGATGGCCAGGTCGTACTCTTCCCGTTCCAAAGCGTTCAGGCCCGCGGGCCGTTCGGAATCTTTCAGGTCCCTGCTGAAGTCGGCATAGGTCTCGGCCAGATAAAAGGCCGCCGCTGCGGTGGCGTCGCCGGCCTCATAATCGAGCAGTTGGCTGAACTGCTGGGTCGCAGCCTTCATCAACTCCTTTTTTTTGCTCAGGTTGATCTCGACCGGTTCGATCAGTTTGACTTCGGCAAACCGGTCGAAGGTCGACCCGGCCAGTACCAATGCGGCTTTCGCGGCAAGGGCGCGGGTCCTCGGCGTGCGCCCGCTGCCCGCGCTCGCGTCAATGGCCACGATCTGCCTGAGTTCGGCCAGGTAGCCGTCCCGGTCTTTCTTCTTCAGAACTTCAGCGATTTTATCGCGTGTTTCCACGTTGGGTTCGACCGGATCGGGGAACTGATTCACATAGCGCCGGTACACGGCCATCGTGCGCGCCTGGTCCCCGGCTTTCTCAAGCAGTTCTGCTTCGGTCAGCAAAGCCTCACGCCTTACGTCATCATCCTTGGATTCCCGTTCTATGCGTTCATATTCATCGGCAGCCAGGGAGAGCTGCCCATCCTCTTGGTACACATAGGCGATCTTCCTGGTCACCTCGGGCTGCAGCGCATGTCCGGGAAACATGCCGCGGAAGCCCGTCAGCACACTCGCAGCCGTCTTCCAATCCCTGATCTGGATCAGCGCGGCAGCCGCATCGTACTCCGCGTTCGCCCGGATCCTGGACGTCGGGGCCAGACGCCCGACGCGCAGGAAATGCTCGGCCGCCGCCTGATGGTCTCCCCGGGCATTCGCCTGTTCTCCCTGCTTGTAAATGGCTGCCGCAAGGTTATCGATCCGGGCATCGCGGTTTTTGTCTCCGGCAGGGAGCAGCTCCAGCAGGTTCCCGTAAGCGGTTTCAGCTTCGCTGTAGCGGCGCAGCTCGTAGGTGGAAAGGCCGATCACCAGCCAGGCCTGGCGCAGGAGGTCCGCATCGGCATTGGGGAATCTGTCGACGAGCCTGCGTGCTACGTTCGCGGCCGGTTCATAATATTGCATGTCGTACAGGTCGTCCGCAGCCGCCCCCAGAACGATTGCTGCCTTCTCATGCTCGGGATAGGTGTCGGCAAACGTGATCGAGCTGCGCACGACCTCCTTCGCCACCTGATCCTTTGCCTCGGGTGCGGCGCCGGTGAAGTCTTTCCGCCAGGCGTAAATTGCCGCGTAGCCGGCCTGCGAGGACTTTTCGTGGCGGGCGTATTCGTAGGCGGTTTTCTCGTATTCCACCGCCGCAAGATCAAAGGAGCGGTTCTCCAGGAGCAGATCCGCCAGCGCATAATTCAGGGCCGGCGCATCCGGGTCCTGGGGAAAGGAAGCGATAAATTCCCGATACCAGTGCACCGCTTCTTCGAAGTTTGTCTTTTTTTCCTTGATCTGCTTCGGGCTCTGGAAAAGCGCGTGATAATGCCTGGCCAGATCCGCGAGGTTCGTTTTGAGCCAGACCAGAACTTCCGGACGGGCGCTGGGTTCGAAGTGCTGCCAGTATTCGGATTTTAATCCGAACTTTTCGGCAAATTGCTTTTTCGCATCAATGGCCAGGCTGGGAAACCTCCCGGCAAGATGGATCTCGATCACCCGCGCCTGGAATTGCGGCGATGCCTTGTGGAAGGGATTGCGGCTGACAAAGGTGTCGTAGGCTGCGGCAGCATCGCTATAGCGTCTTTTGTTGAAGTAAAATTCCGCCAGGTTGCTGTAGACGGCGTCCTCGTAACTGCGCTTCCCCTGCCGGGTGAAGTACTCAACCACGGAGCCGGAGCCCCCGAGGCTGGAGAAACTCAGACTGATGACCCGGAAGGTATCATCGATGCGCTTTCGTTCCGCCTCATCACCGGTTTGACCAAAGTCGTACCCCGTTGACACCTTGTTATCCAGCAGGGCAACGAATTGCTCCAAGGCCTTGTCATACCGTTCCTGCTTGTATAGGGCCCAGCCCGACTTGTACAGGGCGAGCTGAAAATAGGATGAAGAGGCGCCCCTGGCCACAATGCTGTCGTAGGCCTCTTCCGCGTCCGGGTAACGCCTGCGGGTGAAGAAATATTCAGCGCGCCGGAACTGCACTTCATCAATGTACGGGGAGCGCGGATATTCGCGCACCAGCCGGTCCATGACCTGCATGGCCTCCTCGACACGGCCCTGCTCCTCGTAAGCGCGGGACATCTGATACAGCACCTGGTCGTTGTGTTCGTATGTTGGATAATCGTTCAGCAGCTTCTTGTAGAGTTCGATGGCTTCACGGGCGCCGACACGCTCCAGGTCATCAGCTCCTTCGGCAGGTCCGTACCCGGCCCCGGCAGGAGTGTCGGCGGGAACGCGTGCCTGGGCCGCCCTTTTCTCAGTTCCCGTATCGCCGGAAAGAAGGCCATATTCCGTTTCGACTTTCAGGTCCGCCAGGCGACGGATCGCTTCCGGCTTCAGAGCCGAATCCGGCGTCTGATCCAGAAAGCGCCGGTAACTCTCCACCGCTTTCTCGCGTCCGTCCTCGATCTTCTCTTCCTTGATCTCGATCTGCCTGTTCCGCAACTGGGCGATGGTATCCTTGCGGGTCGTTTGACAGGCGCTCAGAAGCAGCGGCAGCACGAGCACGCTCAATCCGGCGACCAGGCATCCCCCGGCTCCCGCCGAGGGAGGAACACGCTTATTCGCGCCAGGCTCTAATAGCCCGCGTCGGCGCGAGTGCGCAGTCCCGCCCAAGCGGAAGAGGGGATCTCTATTCCCGAGGTAAAAAAATGATCCTCTTGAAGCTTCCACCCTCTGGTTCACCGGGCTTCCCTTCGTATTGCGAAAAAATTTCGAATTCGGCCTCTCTTTCCGGAATTCGGCGTCCTCATTGTCCGTCTCTCTTACGGAGTCGGGCCTTGCTGGCCCGATCGTAGCTGTCCGCCAGGGCAAAGCGCGCTTTGACCCGGAATTCCTCAAGACGATCACGCCGTTTGCTCAGTTCATTTACCGCCATGGTCTCGAGCACCTGCCCCTGTTGCACCATCAGGAGC is drawn from Nitrospirota bacterium and contains these coding sequences:
- a CDS encoding tetratricopeptide repeat protein, yielding MLVLPLLLSACQTTRKDTIAQLRNRQIEIKEEKIEDGREKAVESYRRFLDQTPDSALKPEAIRRLADLKVETEYGLLSGDTGTEKRAAQARVPADTPAGAGYGPAEGADDLERVGAREAIELYKKLLNDYPTYEHNDQVLYQMSRAYEEQGRVEEAMQVMDRLVREYPRSPYIDEVQFRRAEYFFTRRRYPDAEEAYDSIVARGASSSYFQLALYKSGWALYKQERYDKALEQFVALLDNKVSTGYDFGQTGDEAERKRIDDTFRVISLSFSSLGGSGSVVEYFTRQGKRSYEDAVYSNLAEFYFNKRRYSDAAAAYDTFVSRNPFHKASPQFQARVIEIHLAGRFPSLAIDAKKQFAEKFGLKSEYWQHFEPSARPEVLVWLKTNLADLARHYHALFQSPKQIKEKKTNFEEAVHWYREFIASFPQDPDAPALNYALADLLLENRSFDLAAVEYEKTAYEYARHEKSSQAGYAAIYAWRKDFTGAAPEAKDQVAKEVVRSSITFADTYPEHEKAAIVLGAAADDLYDMQYYEPAANVARRLVDRFPNADADLLRQAWLVIGLSTYELRRYSEAETAYGNLLELLPAGDKNRDARIDNLAAAIYKQGEQANARGDHQAAAEHFLRVGRLAPTSRIRANAEYDAAAALIQIRDWKTAASVLTGFRGMFPGHALQPEVTRKIAYVYQEDGQLSLAADEYERIERESKDDDVRREALLTEAELLEKAGDQARTMAVYRRYVNQFPDPVEPNVETRDKIAEVLKKKDRDGYLAELRQIVAIDASAGSGRTPRTRALAAKAALVLAGSTFDRFAEVKLIEPVEINLSKKKELMKAATQQFSQLLDYEAGDATAAAAFYLAETYADFSRDLKDSERPAGLNALEREEYDLAIEEQAYPFEEKAIATHMSNLELISRGVYNEWVDRSLEKLARLVPARYDKPEEKSPVITSLDRYAYVIEHPEQFAPQTPRKAAQAGEAKRDAQPAAAQESAKAEKPAPGEDSKDNKGTP
- a CDS encoding tetratricopeptide repeat protein, whose translation is MVLALFSGCAVKNTGPTVDRLKDGRQGFVIQEQPVVDAELRGEFERAVALMNDGNNAAAIELLTKVIERSPGSTAPHINIAEAYVLTGKPELAEQHLRTALGLVPGHPVASNEYGLLLRKAGRFSEAREVYEKAIAAFPDYLPARRNLGILCDLYLNDAPCALKQFEIYSEGMPADGQVKIWIAELRMRPGVK
- a CDS encoding MotA/TolQ/ExbB proton channel family protein, yielding MFPILLVLAAGLAIAYERWVQLNRAREANKKTWDVLYPELVKGEFDKARELANKDKSSMAQMLGMGLARQGAVRRREDIEIAMEESMMEIIPELEKRTPYLALFSNIATLFGLLGTIMGLIQAFAAVATASPAEKAALLAASISEAMNCTAFGLMSAIPLLLLHARLTTTTGQIVNSLDMASVKALNAISNFSKYHLDRS
- a CDS encoding biopolymer transporter ExbD, translated to MARHFHYKRRRGQEPPATDIMHVLNLTPMMDILTVLVVFLLVTAVFMSITVMELSIPTSADRPAAGKPNIAIEVIIRKTGLQISNGTTVQATIPKKGDVYDIEVLSKMLVRLKEQYPEKQDATVLTEPTIEYDYLIQVMDAVRVAEVRSEGNKEARKIVLFPNISLGDAP